ACCTCAAAAACTCAACATAAATTTGATAGGAATTAAGTTACGTTATACCGTATTACTCCTTGTTATTCcttttatgatataatttgtggattcaaaaattattttttgagtgtCTCATTCGCTCACATAAGTTCTATATAGTTATGTTATGcagtataatataattaatatttcctTTATGATATAATTTGTGATATATTATGGTATAAAAACATGAACTTATGATAAGTGAatctttatttgttattttggtGTCAAAAGTATTTCCAAGATAATTTAGTGTTGTCTACTTAAATAAttgtaaggaaaaaaaaattaaaatcatggTAAGGTAAAAATTACCAAATAGCCAAATATAACTGTGCGCAAAAAAAACAATAAGCATGGGAATCGCTACGTCGGTTTGCCGTTAATGGGCTGCGTTGAATGGGTCAGCCCAAACATGTGTTCCTCTTAGgaaatattacttttttcttaaaaaaaaagtagatattaaaaaattatacgaaaAATATAAGCAAATTACAAAtatcacatacttttaaggtaaaattacaatctatcccttgaaaacttataattatataaatctcTCAAAAtggatacaataatataagcactgatacattaatctaatgcgcgagatacattaatttaatgcgcgagttacattttatacatgatacactaatctaaTAAGTGAaacacattaatttgatgcgcgagGTACATTtcatacatgatacactaatctaatgcgcgagatacattaatgtgATGCTCGAAAATgaggaattttgaaaatttgtaaaactcataagggataatgataataagaaaACTAAAAGCTAAGATTTTCGTGATAAATAAATTACTAGTTTTTGCATATCAACATacatcataaaaatattgatcaaaattcttataatttaactctagaaaaaaatttatgataattaattataaacgGAAGAAATAGACTCTATTCACCAATTTTCTTCGTTAGAGAGGACCTAAATGGTAACAATTATAATGCAAATTGCCTGAACCAATGCACCCCTAAATAGTTTGAGACAAATTTGTATAATGGTTCAAtttaaaaagagagagaaaaagggGCGCCGACAAAGCCCAATTGGCAAAGTTCAAAAAAGCAGTGAAGAAACATGACCATCCATGGCAATATCTCTGCAAAAAGTGACAAACTTTCCCTTTTCTCATAATTCCCTGCATAGTGAAACAACTCATCAGATTCAAGAGTTTAAGCAAAGCAACAATTTTTCATCTCTTTGATAGTGAAGAAGAACATATACACTCCATTTGTAAGTATGCTACTACTGTCACTTTTAGTAGCATTCGCACTCTTTTCTCCAACCCCATTTGTCCATTCTCACTACAACTGGTCACCTTCTTCTTCCTCCACCTCCAATTTTCAGTCCGAGTGGCGTCCTGCACGCGCCACCTATTACGCCGCCGCGGACCCACGTGACGTTGTGGGTGGCGCCTGTGGATATGGGGATTTGGAGAGAAATGGGTATGGAAAAGCTACAGCTGGGTTAAGTACTGTGCTTTTTGACAAGGGTCAGATCTGTGGTGCTTGTTATGAAGTGAGGTGTGTGGAGGATCTGCGGTGGTGCATTCCGGGTACTTCTATAATTGTTACAGCCACTAATTTTTGTGCACCAAATTATGGGTTTGATCTAGATGGTGGTGGTCACTGTAATCCACCTAATGCCCATTTTGTGCTACCCATTGAGGCTTTTGAGAAGATTGCCATTTGGAAAGCTTCTAATATGCCCATTCAATACCGCAGGTTCGTGCAGCAACTAATATATGCttgtttttagaaaatattcaaCTGATTCTATCTTTCTCCTAATCCAAGAATCATACTTGTAGAATACAGTTAttccattttaatttgtttgtccgATTATGACTTGACGTGGAATTtaagaaagcaagaaagacTTATCAAAATGTATTCTAATTTTCTAGTGTTAAGCAGGTTAGgtgaaaagttgaaaataaataGTTGCCAATAAAGGGAAGAGGCTAACAATCTAAACAAACTAAAAACGAAAgcaagacaaacaaattgaaatggacTGAATATTATTTAGCGTTAGAATGAAATAGAACTGAGAAAAGGGGAATGGATTCATTTTCATATAGCTGAACTCAGATAATATAGGATTGAGGTTTAGTTGTTATATTGATTTACCCATTTATAGCCAAAAGTTTTACCAACTGTCAGCTAAAACATTCTCTTAACTAGTTTGCTTACAGCTTAAAAACATTAAGTTCTTACAGCTGTAGTTGAGGTTGAGGACCGGGAGAAGAGTTGtgtttgagattcttgaatatttaatgaTGGGTAGAAACAAAAAGGAAGTAGCTGAAGGACATTTACTGATAACAGAAATGAAAtttgaatgaatgctaaggacaggtagaaatgaaaaaaaaaatagacattgCAATTGAGAGTACAAAAAGAATGAAGGGGGAAAGGAAATAGAGATGTAAAGTATAATGGGCCCTAAAGGAAAAAGCCAATGAAATCTCCTGTTGATGAACTACACGAACCTAGCTATTACTTGTGATTTCATTGGCTTTTTCCTTTAGTAAGTAATTTCAATGACTTCCAGGGAGGGAGCAAAtctttttctaatatttatgatatgcatgttct
This window of the Solanum pennellii chromosome 2, SPENNV200 genome carries:
- the LOC107011603 gene encoding expansin-A13-like, with translation MLLLSLLVAFALFSPTPFVHSHYNWSPSSSSTSNFQSEWRPARATYYAAADPRDVVGGACGYGDLERNGYGKATAGLSTVLFDKGQICGACYEVRCVEDLRWCIPGTSIIVTATNFCAPNYGFDLDGGGHCNPPNAHFVLPIEAFEKIAIWKASNMPIQYRRIKCRKEGGVRFTLGGSGIFLSVLISNVAGSGDIVAVKVKGSRTGWLPMGRNWGQNWHINADLKNQPLSFEMTSGDGATLTSYNVAPKNWNFGQTFEGKQFGS